One stretch of Streptomyces agglomeratus DNA includes these proteins:
- a CDS encoding glycerol-3-phosphate dehydrogenase/oxidase, whose protein sequence is MRTATLGPAERAEALAAMAERELDVLVVGAGVVGAGTALDAVTRGLSTGLVEARDWASGTSSRSSKLIHGGLRYLEMLDFALVREALKERGLLLERLAPHLVKPVPFLYPLQHKGWERWYAGSGVALYDAMSVSSGHGRGLPMHRHLSRKRALRVAPALKKDALVGALQYYDAQMDDARYVTTLVRTASQYGAQVANRARVTGFLREGERVVGARVRDLEGGGEYEVRAKQVVNATGVWTDDTQALIGERGQFHVRASKGIHLVVPKDRIHSSTGLILRTEKSVLFVIPWGRHWIVGTTDTDWDLDKAHPAASSADIDYLLEHVNSVLAVPLTRDDVQGVYAGLRPLLAGESDATSKLSREHTVAHPLPGLVVVAGGKYTTYRVMAKDAVDEAVHALDQRVADCVTEDVPLAGAEGYRALWNARARIAARTGLHVARVEHLLNRYGSLTEELLELIARDPGLGDPLSAADDYLRAEIVYAASHEGARHLDDVLTRRTRISIETFDRGTRSARECAELMAPVLGWDKEQIAKEVEHYEKRVEAERESQLQPDDLTADAARLGAPDIAPVQ, encoded by the coding sequence GTGAGGACAGCGACACTGGGACCCGCCGAGCGCGCCGAGGCGCTCGCGGCGATGGCCGAGCGTGAACTGGACGTGCTCGTCGTGGGCGCGGGGGTGGTTGGTGCGGGGACGGCTCTCGACGCCGTCACGCGCGGGCTGTCGACCGGTCTGGTCGAGGCGCGCGACTGGGCGTCGGGCACGTCGAGCCGGTCGAGCAAGCTCATCCACGGCGGGCTGCGCTATCTGGAGATGCTCGACTTCGCGCTCGTACGGGAAGCCCTGAAGGAACGCGGCCTTCTGCTGGAACGGCTCGCGCCGCACCTGGTGAAGCCCGTGCCGTTCCTCTACCCGCTCCAGCACAAGGGGTGGGAGCGGTGGTACGCCGGGTCCGGTGTGGCGCTGTACGACGCGATGTCGGTGTCGTCCGGGCACGGACGCGGACTGCCGATGCACCGTCACCTCTCGCGCAAGCGCGCCCTGCGGGTCGCGCCAGCGCTGAAGAAGGACGCCCTGGTCGGCGCCCTCCAGTACTACGACGCCCAGATGGACGACGCCCGCTATGTGACGACGCTGGTGCGCACGGCCTCGCAGTACGGCGCGCAGGTCGCCAACCGGGCACGTGTGACCGGCTTCCTGCGGGAGGGGGAGCGGGTCGTCGGGGCGCGGGTGCGGGACCTGGAGGGCGGTGGTGAGTACGAGGTCAGGGCCAAACAGGTCGTCAACGCGACCGGCGTGTGGACGGACGACACCCAGGCGCTGATCGGCGAGCGCGGGCAGTTCCACGTGCGGGCGTCCAAGGGCATCCATCTGGTCGTGCCGAAGGACCGCATCCACTCGTCGACCGGACTGATCCTGCGGACCGAGAAGTCGGTGCTGTTCGTCATTCCCTGGGGGCGCCACTGGATCGTGGGCACCACCGACACCGACTGGGACCTCGACAAGGCGCACCCGGCGGCGTCCAGCGCGGACATCGACTACCTGCTGGAGCACGTGAACTCGGTGTTGGCCGTGCCGCTGACTCGTGACGACGTGCAGGGCGTGTACGCCGGCCTGCGGCCCCTGCTGGCCGGGGAGTCCGACGCCACGAGCAAGCTCTCGCGCGAGCACACGGTGGCGCATCCGCTGCCCGGGCTCGTCGTGGTCGCGGGCGGCAAGTACACGACGTACCGCGTGATGGCCAAGGACGCCGTGGACGAGGCGGTGCACGCCCTCGACCAGCGGGTCGCCGACTGCGTGACGGAGGACGTGCCGCTCGCCGGCGCCGAGGGGTACCGGGCGCTGTGGAACGCGCGGGCGAGGATCGCGGCGCGGACGGGACTTCATGTGGCACGCGTGGAGCACCTGTTGAACCGGTACGGCTCGCTGACCGAGGAGCTGCTGGAGCTGATCGCCCGCGACCCGGGACTCGGTGATCCCCTGAGCGCGGCGGACGACTACCTCCGGGCGGAGATCGTGTACGCCGCCTCGCACGAGGGGGCGCGGCACCTGGACGACGTACTGACCCGGCGCACGCGCATCTCCATCGAAACGTTCGACCGGGGTACACGCAGTGCGAGGGAGTGCGCCGAGTTGATGGCGCCGGTGCTCGGATGGGACAAGGAACAGATCGCGAAGGAGGTCGAACACTACGAGAAGCGGGTGGAGGCGGAGCGGGAGTCGCAGCTCCAGCCCGACGACCTGACGGCCGACGCGGCGCGGCTGGGGGCCCCGGACATCGCCCCGGTCCAGTGA
- a CDS encoding nucleotide sugar dehydrogenase produces MPADLAVIGLGHLGLPLAQAAAASGIDTIGYDTDPRRLADLAAGRAPGDGSLTAADLRRMLAGGFRTVRAPAELGRVRTAVICAPTPLGADRTLDLSHVGDAARTLAAHLRPHTTVLLESAAYPGTTEEFLRPLLEEGSGLRAGRDFHLAYSPSRVDPGSRLHSYASTPQVIGGLTPACTESAAAFYGRLTDKVVRARGPREAETVGVLETNYRHVNIALVNEMAVLCHDLGVDLWDVIRCAETKPFGFQAFRPGPGVGGHGVPVDPNYIPHGNRTPGHPLRMVGLAQEINGRMPQYVIQRCATLLNEHGKSARGARVLLLGITYKPDLADQQGSPAQEIATRLMDLGAQVGYHDPHVPDWRVRDVPVPRADSLYEAAANADLTVLLQNHRTYDLQALAVKAQLLLDTRGASPTGATHRL; encoded by the coding sequence ATGCCCGCAGATCTCGCCGTCATCGGACTCGGCCATCTCGGCCTGCCCCTCGCCCAGGCCGCGGCCGCCTCCGGCATCGACACCATCGGCTACGACACCGACCCACGCCGTCTCGCGGACCTCGCCGCCGGGCGCGCGCCGGGCGACGGCTCCCTCACCGCCGCCGACCTGCGCCGGATGCTCGCCGGCGGCTTCCGTACTGTCAGAGCCCCGGCCGAACTGGGGCGGGTCCGTACCGCCGTCATCTGTGCCCCCACCCCGCTCGGCGCCGACCGTACGCTCGACCTGAGCCACGTCGGCGACGCCGCCAGGACCCTGGCGGCGCACCTGCGGCCGCACACCACCGTGCTGCTCGAATCCGCCGCGTACCCCGGCACCACGGAAGAATTCCTGCGCCCCCTCCTCGAAGAGGGCTCGGGGCTGCGAGCCGGCCGCGACTTCCATCTCGCCTACTCCCCCAGTCGGGTGGATCCGGGCAGCCGGCTGCACAGTTACGCCAGTACCCCCCAGGTCATCGGCGGCCTCACCCCCGCCTGCACCGAATCGGCCGCCGCCTTCTACGGGCGCCTCACCGACAAGGTGGTCCGCGCGCGGGGACCGCGCGAGGCCGAGACCGTCGGCGTACTCGAAACGAACTACCGGCACGTGAACATCGCCCTGGTCAACGAGATGGCCGTGCTCTGCCACGACCTCGGCGTCGACCTCTGGGACGTCATCCGCTGCGCCGAGACCAAGCCCTTCGGCTTCCAGGCGTTCCGCCCGGGACCCGGCGTCGGCGGCCACGGCGTACCCGTCGACCCCAACTACATCCCGCACGGCAACCGCACCCCCGGCCATCCCCTGCGCATGGTCGGGCTCGCGCAGGAGATCAACGGCCGCATGCCGCAGTACGTCATCCAGCGCTGCGCCACGCTCCTGAACGAGCACGGCAAGTCGGCCCGCGGCGCGCGCGTCCTGCTGCTCGGCATCACGTACAAGCCCGACCTCGCCGACCAGCAGGGCTCGCCCGCACAGGAGATCGCGACCCGCCTGATGGACCTCGGCGCCCAGGTCGGCTACCACGACCCGCACGTCCCCGACTGGCGCGTACGCGACGTTCCGGTGCCCCGCGCCGACTCCCTCTACGAGGCGGCCGCCAACGCCGACCTGACGGTGCTGCTGCAAAACCACCGTACGTACGACCTCCAGGCCCTCGCGGTGAAGGCCCAGTTGCTCCTCGACACGCGCGGGGCGTCCCCGACGGGGGCGACCCACCGGCTCTGA
- a CDS encoding GuaB3 family IMP dehydrogenase-related protein: MTEIEIGRGKRGRRAYAFDDIAIVPSRRTRDPKEVSIAWQIDAYRFELPFLAAPMDSVVSPQTAIRIGELGGLGVLNLEGLWTRYEDPEPLLQEIAELDDETATRRLQEIYAAPIQADLIGQRIKEVRDSGVVTAAALSPQRTAEFSKAVVDAGVDIFVIRGTTVSAEHVSGAAEPLNLKQFIYELDVPVIVGGCATYTAALHLMRTGAAGVLVGFGGGAAHTTRNVLGIQVPMATAVADVAAARRDYMDESGGRYVHVIADGGVGWSGDLPKAIACGADAVMMGSPLARATDAPGRGHHWGMEAVHEDVPRGKRMDLGAVGTTEEILLGPSHTPDGSMNLFGALRRSMATTGYSELKEFQRVEVTVSPAEHKR, from the coding sequence GTGACTGAGATCGAGATCGGGCGCGGCAAGCGCGGCCGCAGGGCGTACGCGTTCGACGACATCGCCATCGTGCCGAGCCGGCGCACCCGGGACCCGAAGGAGGTCTCGATCGCCTGGCAGATCGACGCCTATCGTTTCGAGCTGCCGTTCCTGGCCGCTCCGATGGACTCCGTCGTCTCGCCGCAGACCGCCATCCGCATCGGTGAGCTGGGCGGTCTGGGCGTACTGAACCTCGAAGGTCTGTGGACGCGGTACGAGGACCCGGAGCCGCTGCTCCAGGAGATCGCGGAGCTCGACGACGAGACCGCGACCCGCCGCCTCCAGGAGATCTACGCCGCTCCCATCCAGGCGGACCTGATCGGGCAGCGCATCAAGGAGGTGCGCGACTCGGGTGTCGTCACCGCCGCGGCCCTGTCGCCGCAGCGTACGGCCGAGTTCTCCAAGGCCGTCGTGGACGCCGGTGTCGACATCTTCGTGATCCGCGGGACCACGGTCTCCGCCGAGCACGTGTCGGGCGCCGCCGAGCCGCTGAACCTCAAGCAGTTCATCTACGAGCTCGACGTCCCGGTCATCGTGGGCGGCTGCGCGACGTACACCGCCGCGCTGCACCTGATGCGGACCGGCGCGGCCGGTGTCCTCGTCGGCTTCGGCGGCGGCGCGGCGCACACCACGCGCAACGTGCTGGGCATCCAGGTCCCGATGGCGACCGCCGTCGCCGACGTGGCCGCGGCCCGCCGCGACTACATGGACGAGTCCGGCGGCCGGTACGTGCACGTCATCGCCGACGGCGGCGTGGGCTGGTCCGGCGACCTGCCGAAGGCCATCGCCTGCGGCGCGGACGCCGTGATGATGGGCTCCCCGCTGGCCCGCGCGACGGACGCGCCCGGTCGCGGCCACCACTGGGGCATGGAGGCCGTCCACGAGGACGTGCCGCGCGGAAAGCGCATGGACCTGGGCGCGGTCGGCACGACCGAGGAGATCCTCCTCGGCCCGTCGCACACCCCGGACGGCTCGATGAACCTCTTCGGCGCGCTGCGCCGCTCGATGGCGACGACCGGTTACAGCGAGCTCAAGGAGTTCCAGCGCGTCGAGGTGACGGTCTCCCCGGCCGAGCACAAGCGCTGA
- the guaB gene encoding IMP dehydrogenase — protein sequence MTANVDGVPEKFAMLGLTYDDVLLLPGASDMAPDQIDTSSYISKNVRVNVPLLSAAMDKVTEARMAIAMARQGGVGVLHRNLSIADQANQVDLVKRSESGMVTDPITVRPDTTLGEADQLCAKFRISGVPVTDPAGKLLGIVTNRDMAFETDRSRQVREIMTPMPLVTGKVGISRVDAVQLLRRHKIEKLPLVDDAGILKGLITVKDFVKAEKYPNAAKDAEGRLLVGAAVGVAGDAYERAQALIEAGVDFIVVDTAHGHSRLVGDMVAKIKSNSAVDVIGGNVATRDGAQALIDAGCDGIKVGVGPGSICTTRVVAGIGVPQVTAIYEASLAAKAAGVPVIGDGGLQYSGDIAKAIVAGADTVMLGSLLAGCEESPGELLFINGKQFKSYRGMGSLGAMQSRGQAKSYSKDRYFQEGVGADDKLVPEGIEGQVPYRGPLSAVVHQLAGGLRQSMFYVGGRTIPELQQNGRFVRITSAGLKESHPHDIQMTVEAPNYSRK from the coding sequence ATGACTGCCAACGTCGATGGAGTGCCCGAGAAGTTCGCGATGCTCGGGCTGACCTACGACGACGTGCTGCTGCTGCCCGGCGCGTCGGACATGGCCCCCGACCAGATCGACACCTCTTCGTACATCTCGAAGAACGTACGGGTGAACGTCCCGCTGCTGTCCGCCGCGATGGACAAGGTCACCGAGGCCCGCATGGCCATCGCCATGGCCCGCCAGGGCGGTGTCGGCGTACTGCACCGGAACCTCTCGATCGCCGACCAGGCCAACCAGGTCGACCTCGTCAAGCGCTCCGAGTCCGGCATGGTGACCGACCCGATCACCGTCCGCCCGGACACCACGCTCGGTGAGGCCGACCAGCTCTGTGCCAAGTTCCGCATCAGCGGCGTGCCGGTGACCGACCCGGCGGGCAAGCTGCTCGGCATCGTCACCAACCGCGACATGGCCTTCGAGACGGATCGCTCCCGCCAGGTCCGCGAGATCATGACGCCCATGCCGCTCGTCACGGGCAAGGTCGGCATCTCCCGCGTCGACGCGGTGCAGCTGCTGCGCCGCCACAAGATCGAGAAGCTGCCGCTGGTCGACGACGCGGGCATCCTCAAGGGCCTGATCACGGTCAAGGACTTCGTCAAGGCCGAGAAGTACCCGAACGCCGCCAAGGACGCCGAGGGCCGGCTGCTCGTCGGCGCGGCCGTCGGTGTCGCCGGTGACGCGTACGAGCGCGCCCAGGCGCTCATCGAGGCGGGCGTCGACTTCATCGTCGTCGACACCGCGCACGGACACTCCCGCCTGGTCGGCGACATGGTCGCCAAGATCAAGTCGAACTCCGCCGTGGACGTCATCGGCGGCAACGTCGCCACCCGCGACGGCGCCCAGGCGCTGATCGACGCCGGCTGCGACGGCATCAAGGTCGGCGTCGGCCCCGGCTCCATCTGCACGACCCGCGTCGTCGCCGGCATCGGCGTACCGCAGGTCACCGCGATCTACGAGGCATCGCTCGCCGCGAAGGCGGCCGGCGTGCCGGTCATCGGCGACGGCGGCCTCCAGTACTCCGGCGACATCGCCAAGGCGATCGTCGCGGGCGCCGACACCGTGATGCTCGGCTCGCTGCTCGCCGGCTGCGAGGAGTCGCCCGGCGAGCTGCTCTTCATCAACGGCAAGCAGTTCAAGTCGTACCGCGGCATGGGCTCGCTCGGCGCGATGCAGTCCCGCGGCCAGGCCAAGTCGTACTCCAAGGACCGGTACTTCCAGGAGGGCGTCGGCGCCGACGACAAGCTCGTGCCCGAAGGCATCGAGGGCCAGGTGCCCTACCGGGGTCCGCTCTCCGCCGTCGTGCACCAGCTCGCGGGCGGCCTGCGTCAGTCGATGTTCTATGTCGGCGGCCGGACGATTCCGGAGCTTCAGCAGAACGGCCGGTTCGTACGGATCACCTCGGCGGGTCTCAAGGAGAGCCACCCGCACGACATCCAGATGACGGTCGAGGCACCGAACTACAGCAGGAAGTAA
- a CDS encoding sigma-70 family RNA polymerase sigma factor — MRDDETTVIGALVRRAVEGDEQATHDLLARVHPLALRYCRTRLSRLPGDARHFVEDLAQEVCVAVLMALPRYKDTGRPFEAFVFAIAAHKVADLQRAAMRHPGSTAVPSDEMPERPDDSLGPEERALLSSDAEWAKKLLANLPQAQRELLVLRVAVGLTAEETGQMLGMSPGAVRVAQHRALSRLRALAGQ; from the coding sequence ATGCGCGACGACGAGACGACGGTGATCGGTGCACTCGTCCGACGTGCGGTCGAGGGCGACGAGCAGGCGACGCACGACCTGCTGGCCCGCGTCCACCCGCTGGCGCTGCGGTACTGCCGCACCCGGCTGAGCCGGCTGCCCGGTGACGCCCGCCACTTCGTCGAGGACCTGGCGCAGGAGGTCTGCGTCGCGGTGCTGATGGCGCTGCCGCGCTACAAGGACACCGGCCGCCCCTTCGAGGCGTTCGTGTTCGCCATCGCCGCCCACAAGGTCGCCGACCTCCAGCGGGCCGCCATGCGCCACCCCGGCTCGACCGCCGTGCCCTCCGACGAGATGCCGGAGCGGCCCGACGACTCGCTCGGCCCCGAGGAGCGGGCGCTGCTGAGCAGCGACGCCGAGTGGGCCAAGAAGCTTCTGGCCAATCTTCCCCAGGCGCAGCGCGAGCTGCTCGTGCTGCGGGTCGCGGTCGGACTGACCGCTGAGGAGACCGGGCAGATGCTCGGCATGTCCCCCGGTGCCGTGCGGGTCGCGCAGCACCGTGCGCTCAGCCGCCTGCGCGCGCTCGCCGGGCAGTAG
- a CDS encoding response regulator transcription factor translates to MTSVLVCDDSPLAREALRRAVATVPGVERVTTAANGEEVLRRWGADRSDLILMDVRMPGLGGVETVRRLLSADPGARIIMLTVAEDLDGVALAVAAGARGYLHKDASRAELRATVTQALADPTWRLAPRRLRSAEMGAAPTLTAREIQVLEGMSHGRSNAEIGRELFLSEDTVKTHARRLFKKLGASDRAHAVALGFRWGLVR, encoded by the coding sequence ATGACATCCGTCCTCGTCTGCGACGACTCCCCGCTTGCCCGAGAGGCGCTCCGCCGCGCGGTCGCGACCGTGCCCGGTGTCGAGCGCGTGACGACAGCGGCCAACGGTGAAGAGGTTCTCCGCCGCTGGGGCGCCGACCGCTCGGACCTGATTCTGATGGACGTACGCATGCCCGGTCTGGGCGGCGTCGAGACCGTGCGACGGCTGCTCTCAGCGGACCCGGGCGCCCGGATCATCATGCTCACGGTCGCCGAGGACCTGGACGGTGTCGCGCTCGCGGTCGCCGCCGGCGCCCGCGGCTACCTGCACAAGGACGCCTCGCGCGCCGAACTGCGGGCGACCGTCACCCAGGCGCTCGCCGACCCGACCTGGCGGCTCGCCCCGCGCCGGCTCCGGTCCGCCGAGATGGGTGCGGCCCCGACGCTCACGGCGCGTGAGATCCAGGTGCTCGAAGGCATGAGCCACGGACGCTCCAACGCGGAGATCGGCCGTGAGCTCTTCCTCTCGGAGGACACGGTCAAGACCCACGCCCGCCGGCTCTTCAAGAAACTCGGCGCCTCGGACCGGGCGCACGCGGTCGCGCTCGGCTTCCGCTGGGGCCTGGTCCGATAG
- a CDS encoding WhiB family transcriptional regulator has protein sequence MADFSRLPGPNADLWDWQLLAACRGVDSSLFFHPEGERGAARSARENSAKEVCMRCPVRAECAAHALAVREPYGVWGGLTEDEREELMGRARNRLITASTGPSSPPTS, from the coding sequence ATGGCAGATTTCTCCCGCCTTCCCGGACCCAACGCCGATCTGTGGGACTGGCAGCTGCTCGCAGCGTGCCGCGGGGTGGACAGCTCGCTCTTCTTCCACCCGGAGGGAGAGCGGGGCGCGGCGCGGAGTGCGCGTGAGAACTCGGCTAAGGAGGTCTGCATGAGGTGCCCGGTACGCGCGGAATGTGCGGCGCACGCCCTCGCGGTGCGTGAGCCCTACGGCGTGTGGGGCGGGCTGACCGAGGACGAGCGCGAAGAGCTGATGGGGCGCGCGCGCAACCGTCTCATCACGGCGTCAACCGGGCCGTCGAGCCCGCCGACTTCCTGA
- a CDS encoding LysR family transcriptional regulator, with the protein MIEARHLRILRAVAATGSFSAAARELGCTQPAVSQQMKALELSAGTTLLIRTGREMRLTQAGEALVRHAAGILAGLTAAEEEVAAIAGLRAGRVRLVSFPSGSSTLVPTALAALRAAHPGTRVSLVDAEPPRSVEMLREGDCDVALAFRYGPGGATEDWEDLVVRPLLTDRLVGLVPEGHRLAEADRVGIGELADEPWIAGCPRCRRQLVEVCESAGFAPRIDFATDDYPAVIGLVGAGLGVAVLPELAMESVRPKGARTVALEPAVRREIVALTLPDLAQVPAVAATLDQLALAAAR; encoded by the coding sequence GTGATCGAAGCCCGTCATCTCCGCATTCTGCGCGCCGTGGCCGCCACCGGGTCCTTCTCCGCCGCCGCGCGCGAACTGGGCTGCACGCAGCCCGCCGTGAGCCAGCAGATGAAGGCCCTCGAACTCTCCGCGGGCACCACCCTCCTCATCCGTACGGGCCGCGAGATGCGCCTCACCCAGGCGGGCGAAGCCCTCGTCCGGCACGCCGCCGGCATCCTCGCCGGGCTCACCGCCGCCGAGGAGGAAGTCGCCGCCATCGCGGGGCTGCGCGCCGGACGCGTACGCCTGGTGTCGTTCCCCAGCGGCAGCTCCACCCTCGTCCCCACCGCGCTGGCGGCCCTGCGCGCGGCCCACCCCGGCACGCGCGTGTCACTGGTCGACGCGGAGCCCCCGCGCTCGGTCGAGATGCTGCGCGAGGGGGACTGCGACGTGGCGCTGGCGTTCCGGTACGGGCCCGGCGGCGCCACCGAGGACTGGGAAGACCTGGTCGTACGACCGCTGCTCACCGACCGGCTCGTCGGCCTGGTTCCCGAGGGGCACCGGCTCGCGGAGGCGGACCGGGTCGGCATCGGCGAGCTGGCCGACGAGCCGTGGATCGCGGGCTGTCCGCGCTGCCGCAGGCAACTGGTCGAGGTGTGCGAGAGCGCGGGCTTCGCGCCCCGGATCGACTTCGCCACCGACGACTACCCGGCCGTGATCGGCCTGGTCGGCGCCGGCCTGGGAGTCGCGGTCCTGCCCGAGCTGGCCATGGAGTCGGTACGTCCGAAGGGCGCGCGCACCGTGGCGCTGGAGCCCGCTGTGCGGCGCGAGATCGTGGCGCTCACGCTTCCGGACCTGGCTCAGGTGCCCGCGGTGGCGGCCACGCTCGACCAGCTGGCGCTGGCCGCGGCTCGCTGA
- a CDS encoding MOSC domain-containing protein, whose protein sequence is MKLLTVNTGRAEAVDYTDSPSGTTGIHKLPADGPVRVAAPGPKGTGASGLAGDAVCDTRHHGGNDQAVYAFAREDLDSWERELGRTLVNGAFGENLTTLGLDVNGALIGERWRVGADLVLEVTSSRIPCRTFADALGEKGWVRRFTRRAAPGAYLRVIEPGEIRAGDTIEIVHRPAHDVTVSVEFRASTTERDLLPRTLAAGEALHPEVLEAARKYVFVQSSAGKPGGRA, encoded by the coding sequence ATGAAGCTGCTGACCGTGAACACCGGCCGTGCCGAGGCCGTCGACTACACCGATTCCCCGAGCGGCACGACCGGCATCCACAAGCTGCCCGCCGACGGGCCCGTGCGGGTGGCGGCGCCCGGCCCCAAGGGGACCGGGGCGAGCGGGCTGGCCGGCGACGCGGTGTGCGACACGCGCCACCACGGCGGGAACGACCAGGCGGTGTACGCCTTCGCCCGCGAGGATCTCGACTCGTGGGAGCGCGAGCTCGGACGCACGCTGGTGAACGGCGCGTTCGGCGAGAACCTCACCACGCTCGGGCTCGACGTGAACGGCGCGCTCATCGGCGAGCGCTGGCGTGTCGGCGCCGACTTGGTGCTCGAAGTGACCAGCAGCCGCATTCCGTGCCGTACGTTCGCGGACGCCCTCGGCGAGAAGGGCTGGGTCAGGCGCTTCACGCGGAGGGCCGCGCCGGGGGCGTACCTGCGGGTGATCGAGCCGGGTGAGATACGGGCGGGGGACACGATCGAGATCGTGCACCGCCCGGCCCACGACGTCACGGTCAGCGTGGAGTTCAGGGCGTCCACGACCGAACGCGACCTGCTGCCGCGCACGCTGGCGGCCGGTGAGGCGCTGCACCCGGAGGTCCTGGAGGCCGCGCGCAAGTACGTCTTCGTACAGTCATCGGCCGGAAAGCCTGGCGGGCGGGCGTGA
- a CDS encoding SDR family NAD(P)-dependent oxidoreductase encodes MTTALITGATAGIGAAFARRLATDGHNLVLVARDTERLQEQATELHDLHGIEAEVLTADLSTEDGIASVEARLSDRRKPVDLLVNNAGFGNKGRFLEVSMADELTMLKVHCEAVLRLTAAATAGMKDRGRGGVVNVASVAAFVPRGTYGASKAWVVQFTQGAARDLAGSGVRLMALCPGFVRTEFHERAGMGTDNIPGWMWLDADKLVAAAMGDLARGKTVSVPDPRYKALMGAVKLAPRGLLGGLTSKTGRKYGPQ; translated from the coding sequence ATGACGACTGCACTCATTACCGGAGCGACCGCGGGCATCGGCGCCGCCTTCGCGCGACGCCTCGCCACGGACGGGCACAACCTGGTCCTGGTGGCCCGCGACACGGAGCGGCTCCAGGAGCAGGCGACAGAACTCCACGACCTGCACGGCATCGAGGCCGAGGTGCTGACCGCCGACCTGTCGACCGAGGACGGGATCGCGTCGGTCGAGGCACGGCTGTCGGACCGCAGAAAGCCGGTGGACCTTCTCGTCAACAACGCCGGCTTCGGCAACAAGGGGCGCTTCCTCGAAGTCTCCATGGCCGATGAGCTGACGATGCTGAAGGTGCACTGCGAGGCGGTACTGCGGCTGACGGCCGCGGCCACGGCGGGGATGAAGGACCGGGGGCGCGGCGGCGTCGTCAACGTCGCGTCGGTCGCGGCCTTCGTGCCGCGCGGGACGTACGGCGCGTCGAAGGCGTGGGTCGTGCAGTTCACCCAGGGCGCGGCGCGGGATCTGGCGGGGAGCGGGGTGCGGCTGATGGCGCTGTGCCCCGGTTTCGTACGTACGGAATTCCATGAGCGGGCCGGGATGGGGACGGACAACATCCCCGGGTGGATGTGGCTCGACGCGGACAAGCTGGTGGCGGCGGCGATGGGCGATCTGGCGCGGGGGAAGACCGTGTCGGTGCCGGACCCGCGGTACAAGGCGCTGATGGGCGCGGTGAAGCTGGCGCCGCGCGGTCTGCTGGGCGGGCTCACCTCGAAGACCGGCCGGAAGTACGGGCCTCAGTAG